One genomic region from Ornithinimicrobium flavum encodes:
- the cysM gene encoding cysteine synthase CysM: MEDVIGGTPLVRLQRLPGPDNERSGNVLLAKLEGNNPAGSVKDRPAISMIRGAEERGEISPGDTLLEATSGNTGIGLAMAAAISGYPLIVVMPENASTERIRTMRAYGAELVLTSAEGGMEEARDVVTRMEREGRGRVLDQFGNPDNPRAHERGTGPELWRQTDGRITHFVSAMGTTGTITGVSRFLKSRNPGVQIVGAQPAEGAKIPGIRAWPPEYVPTIFDPSAVDRTVQVTQPDAEETARRLAREEGIFGGVSAGGACWTALQVAQGLEGATIVFVVCDRGDRYLSSGVFPA, encoded by the coding sequence ATGGAGGACGTCATCGGGGGCACCCCGCTGGTGCGTCTGCAGCGCCTTCCGGGGCCGGACAACGAACGCAGCGGCAACGTGCTGCTCGCCAAGCTCGAGGGCAACAACCCGGCCGGCTCCGTGAAGGACCGGCCGGCGATCAGCATGATCCGGGGCGCCGAGGAGCGAGGGGAGATCTCCCCCGGCGACACCCTGCTGGAGGCGACGTCAGGCAACACGGGGATCGGCCTGGCGATGGCGGCGGCCATCAGCGGCTACCCGCTCATCGTCGTGATGCCGGAGAACGCCTCCACCGAGCGGATCCGGACGATGAGGGCGTATGGAGCCGAGCTGGTCCTCACCTCTGCTGAGGGCGGGATGGAGGAGGCCCGCGACGTCGTGACGAGGATGGAGCGCGAGGGAAGAGGGCGGGTCCTGGACCAGTTTGGCAACCCGGACAACCCCCGCGCCCACGAGCGCGGCACGGGCCCCGAGCTGTGGCGCCAGACCGACGGACGGATCACGCACTTCGTCTCCGCGATGGGCACCACCGGCACGATCACCGGGGTCTCACGCTTCCTGAAGTCGCGCAACCCCGGTGTCCAGATCGTCGGGGCACAGCCCGCGGAAGGCGCGAAGATCCCCGGCATCCGGGCCTGGCCACCGGAGTACGTGCCGACGATCTTCGACCCGTCTGCGGTGGACCGGACCGTGCAGGTCACCCAGCCCGACGCCGAGGAGACAGCCCGCCGGCTGGCCCGCGAGGAGGGCATCTTCGGCGGTGTCTCCGCCGGTGGCGCGTGCTGGACCGCCCTCCAGGTGGCCCAAGGTCTCGAGGGGGCGACGATCGTCTTCGTCGTCTGCGACCGCGGCGACCGCTACCTCTCCAGCGGCGTGTTCCCCGCCTGA
- a CDS encoding VOC family protein: MLSAIHTLIYSSDPAATRKFFKEVLRWPCVTEGQTDEPDEWLIFRTGPSELGVHPTRGPAGETWAPEGHQQIALMCDDLLSTMEELALLGAHFDGAREHGLRTGHPPAVPAAGKILLYEPKHPIAFGL; the protein is encoded by the coding sequence ATGCTCAGTGCCATCCACACCTTGATCTACTCCAGTGACCCCGCGGCGACGCGGAAATTCTTCAAGGAGGTGCTGCGGTGGCCGTGCGTCACCGAGGGTCAGACTGACGAGCCAGACGAGTGGCTGATCTTCAGGACCGGGCCGAGCGAGTTGGGGGTTCACCCCACGCGTGGGCCAGCGGGTGAGACGTGGGCACCAGAGGGTCATCAACAGATCGCGTTGATGTGTGACGACCTCCTCAGCACGATGGAGGAATTGGCACTACTCGGTGCCCACTTCGACGGAGCCCGAGAACATGGGCTTCGGACTGGGCATCCACCTGCCGTCCCGGCCGCGGGGAAGATCCTCCTCTACGAGCCGAAGCATCCCATCGCCTTCGGCCTGTGA